The sequence TAGGCTTTTAATTGAGGCCCTTAGGTGTATTGATAGCAGGGATTATCATTTAGTTGATCAGAAAGAAGAGGATGTTATTTATGCTCCAAAGTTAAAGAAAGAAATTGGTTTAATTGATTGGGGCAATTTTGCTGTAAATATTCATAATCAGATAAGAGGGGTCTTGCCTTGGCCGGGAGCCTTTACTAGCTATGGCGGGAAAATACTAAAGATTTTTCATTCGGAAGTTTCCGCAATATTTCCTAATCATAAACCTTTACCCGGTGAAGTAGTCAAGGCGGATAAACATGGTATTGTTATAGCTTGCGGTAGAGGGTTTTTAAAAGTTGACCAACTTCAGCTGGAAGGAGGCAAATGCATGAGCGCGCAGAATTTTATTATCGGCCATAAACTTGCTGCAGGAGAAGTTTTGGGTAAAAAGTAGTTGCAAGATTTAGCCCTTCTGTTATAATTATTCCCTATGCCAGAATTAAGAAAAGATCCAGTTATAGGTAGGTGGGTAATTATTTCCACTGAACGTGCTCGTCGTCCTGATCAATTTGCAAGCCAGACTAAAGATCAGGAGAATCCGTTGGACTGCCCATTTTGCGAAGGCAAAGAAGCAAAAACTCCCCCTGAAATTTATGCTATTCGTCCGCATAATTCTACTCGTAATGCTCCGGGTTGGGATTTACGTGTCGTTCCTAGTATCTCACCTTTTTTAAGAGTAGAAGGCGATCTGGAGCGCCGGGGAAATGGTGTTTATGACGTAATGAACGGAGTAGGCGCGCATGAGATTGTAATTGAAACTAATCAGCATATAGCCAATATGGCGGATTTGAGTGAAGAACAAATTACTAAAATACTTAATTGTTATTCTGATAGAATAATTGATTTGGAGAAAGATATCCGTTTTAAATATGTTTTAGTATTCAAAAATTATGGTAAGGGTTCAGGAGGCACGGCAATCAGGCATACTCGTTCACAGTTGATTGCTACTCCGGTTAACCCTAAGCGAGTAAAAGAGGAGTTAGCAGGCGCGCGCCTCTACTATGAATATCATGAACGCTGCGTATTCTGTGATTTGATTAAACAGGAGTTGGCGCAAAAGGAGAGGGTAATTTTGGATTTGGATGGTTTTTTAGCGGTTACTCCGTTTGCTGCGCGTTTTCCTTTTGAAACCTGGATTTTACCGAAGCAGCATTGTTCGGATTATACCTGTATGGATGCCGAATCACGCAGAAACCTTGCTCGCCTGCTCAAAGCTGTTCTTTTAAAAATGAAAATCGGGTTAAATGATCCGGATTATAATTACGTAATTCATACTGCACCATTCCGAAGACAAAAGAGCGGTTATTGGAAAACTATTGATCAGGATTATCATTGGCATATTGAGATTATGCCTCACTTGACCAAAGTTGCTGGTTTTGAATGGGGAACAGGTTTTTATATCTGTCCTCTTCCTCCGGAGGAAACAGCTAAATTTTTAAGAGAGGTAGAAATTTAAATGGGTGAATTAAGAAGGGATCCGGTTGTTGGCCGATGGGTGATTGTGGATACAGAGCGCCCAAAGAAACCACAAGACATTAAATATGAACAGCATATTCCCGAAGGTGGATTATGTCCGTTTTGTTATGGTAATGAATCTATGACTCCTCCGGAGATAAGCTGTTTTCGTGATCCAGGTACTGCAGCAAATTCTGTCGGCTGGCAGGTACGTGTGGTTGCCAATAAATTTCCGGCTTTACAGATTGAAGGCGATCTTAACCGCAGAGGAATAGGTATTTATGATATGTCAAACGGAATAG comes from Candidatus Omnitrophota bacterium and encodes:
- the galT gene encoding galactose-1-phosphate uridylyltransferase — protein: MPELRKDPVIGRWVIISTERARRPDQFASQTKDQENPLDCPFCEGKEAKTPPEIYAIRPHNSTRNAPGWDLRVVPSISPFLRVEGDLERRGNGVYDVMNGVGAHEIVIETNQHIANMADLSEEQITKILNCYSDRIIDLEKDIRFKYVLVFKNYGKGSGGTAIRHTRSQLIATPVNPKRVKEELAGARLYYEYHERCVFCDLIKQELAQKERVILDLDGFLAVTPFAARFPFETWILPKQHCSDYTCMDAESRRNLARLLKAVLLKMKIGLNDPDYNYVIHTAPFRRQKSGYWKTIDQDYHWHIEIMPHLTKVAGFEWGTGFYICPLPPEETAKFLREVEI